A single genomic interval of Salinarchaeum sp. IM2453 harbors:
- a CDS encoding nicotinate phosphoribosyltransferase: MDGFDIVSAEDIAAGRATDAYFHRVTETLDAVDRNPPVVAEVSADQFPTGSFEVLAGLKDVAHLLEGIPIDVDALPEGTLFDGGPVLRIEGKYRDFAAYETSLLGFLCHASGVATNALKARMAAPDSTVLSFGSRRIHPSATAMIERSALLAGLDGISHVAAGDILGHEAGGTMPHALMILYGRGNQEEAWNAFNDALPESVPRIALCDTYSDEVDEVLRAVNSLGDSLAGVRLDTTGSRRGDFRAIAEEVRWELDVRGHEDIDLFVSGGLTPKELRNLRDVVDGFGVGSYISGADPIDFALDIIEVEGRPAAKRGKLSGAKSVYRTESGEHHIGLTSRSGPENAESLLQPLIRDGEIVRDFDLDKQAEYTLSDAQHVGFPRR, encoded by the coding sequence ATGGACGGGTTCGATATCGTCTCAGCAGAAGATATTGCCGCTGGCCGGGCAACTGATGCGTATTTTCATCGAGTAACCGAAACGCTTGATGCGGTTGATCGCAATCCGCCTGTGGTTGCTGAGGTCAGTGCGGATCAATTTCCAACTGGCTCTTTTGAAGTTCTTGCAGGACTCAAGGATGTAGCTCATCTACTTGAGGGCATTCCGATTGACGTTGATGCCCTTCCGGAAGGCACACTATTTGACGGCGGTCCTGTACTCCGGATTGAAGGGAAGTATCGAGATTTTGCTGCATATGAGACGTCATTACTTGGATTTCTTTGTCATGCCTCAGGAGTAGCAACAAATGCGCTGAAAGCACGTATGGCTGCTCCAGACTCAACAGTCTTGAGCTTTGGAAGTCGACGAATTCATCCTTCAGCTACAGCGATGATAGAACGATCAGCATTGCTTGCTGGCCTCGATGGTATCTCACATGTTGCAGCCGGAGATATTCTCGGCCACGAAGCCGGAGGTACCATGCCACATGCCCTGATGATTCTATATGGACGCGGTAATCAAGAAGAGGCATGGAACGCGTTCAATGATGCATTACCTGAGTCTGTCCCTCGCATTGCACTCTGTGACACGTATTCTGATGAGGTTGATGAAGTACTACGCGCAGTCAACTCCCTTGGTGATTCGCTAGCCGGTGTTCGACTGGACACAACAGGGTCACGCCGGGGTGACTTTAGAGCAATCGCTGAAGAGGTTCGCTGGGAACTTGATGTGCGTGGTCATGAGGACATAGATCTGTTTGTCAGCGGCGGATTGACGCCTAAAGAGCTACGCAATCTCCGGGACGTTGTTGATGGGTTTGGTGTTGGAAGCTATATCAGCGGAGCTGATCCAATTGACTTTGCTCTTGATATTATTGAAGTAGAAGGTAGACCGGCTGCTAAACGAGGTAAACTTAGCGGCGCTAAGTCAGTCTACAGGACTGAATCAGGTGAACACCACATCGGACTAACAAGCCGATCCGGTCCGGAAAACGCTGAGTCACTGCTACAGCCGCTTATTCGAGATGGAGAAATTGTCCGGGACTTCGATCTTGATAAGCAAGCGGAATATACACTATCTGACGCACAACACGTTGGATTCCCTCGCAGGTAA